AAACACGTTTTGCTCTTTCCCCCTTTCTATTCTGGTTGGCTAGGCTTTTGTGTCCAGCTCACTTCCGTCACCGTTACAGATTCCCCGTTATCAATGATTGTGTTTGGTGTTCGGCTTTATGTTAAATctatttaattaaataaataaagtgcTAAATAAAATGGATGACAGCAATTACCCGTTCCACTAATTTGACTTAATCACAACatttaatttgaaaaataaaacttTACTGCAAGCATATTATTACAACATATAATTGAATAGAGAAAATGTCTAAATATGCTTTTGAACTAATAACTCTCGCCAACTTTCTATCCGATGAAAGTGGGCCATAAAATACAATTGCCGTTGCTCTTTTGTACTGTATTTGCCCTTCTTTCTACCTTAGGGAACATATTTCTCTTTGATTTTACAATTACCTATGTCAGCTAAACATGTGAATGACTCATCACTCATATGAGTTATAAAATATTCGTTAATGATGGTGGAATAGGACTGGAAGTTTAGCGGAAAAATATAAAGTCATCACTCATTAGCAATGAGATTTCGACTAACTGAAATTGACTATAAGGGTGTACTTGTGTCAGTGTGTGTGTTTAGGTGACTCATAGGAGCTTCATGTCATATGTCACACGTGTCAACTGTCAAATGATTGTTATGCAAAATCAATTTTGAAGTAGTTAGACACAATGTATGGGGTGCATATTAGGTTCACTTTTTTATTACTTGTGCGGTTTATAATAGTTTTAACCTTTTAGTTTAGATATGTAAAGTGGGAAAAACGCATAGTGATCAAGGttttagacaaaaaaaaaaaggagccatTTAGCCTTGGCACTGGCGCCAAGATAACATTTTCAAATAAGGCAACGGTAAAGAAGTCAGTCTCGAAAACATCAGTAAGAAAGCTTTATTCAGTGAAGTAAAAAAAGAGTGTAAGGACTTTGGGAACCGTAACGGCGTTGGATGGGAACGTTATCTGAAGTATCCGTTCTGTACAGCAacattatatgtatataaataggGGTGTGGGGTCCCAATAACAGATCACAGGATGGGTCGGTGTGTGCGCGTCCCTAAACCAAACTCTTTCTCAATGGCCAAAGCCAGCTGTATCTTCCAATAAGTTTATTactaaaaatatgcaccaatatCAGTATTTTAATCATAAAAGCAATTAACATCCTACTTTTATTAAAGGGAACAGCCACCAGATAAAAATAAAAGAGCTTTAATAAACTGTTCTGGTAACTTGATTCTGTTTCCTATCTTTGATAATGCTATGTTGGTTGAACTATTTCGTTGaacgataaaaaaaaaatgaaattaaatacATAAGTAATCGCACCATAATTGGATTTAGAACCTCTAACTAACAAAAGCTTAGACTTTAACTAATACTcactccgtctcaaaatatttatcgtccttactaaaaatatttgtctcaaaatatttgtcgtttTATTTACTCAAGATAAAATTAAGCAGTTTTTCCCCATTTTATCGTAGTATTAATTACATCAGTTGGCTGATTTTGTGAGTTTATATACCAACATTTAAGACGTTCTATCATTAATGGAGTAAATATTTATTGAGGAGAGAGATCATAATGAAATATGTTAAGAGGGCAAAATAGTTAAAATGCTACCCTTATAAATGTTTTTTTAATGAGTGTGTAAATAAAAAAtacgataaatattttgagacggaggaagtagtTAGAACTTATTAGCTGACTTTGCCCGTCTAAGAAGTTATTGATATGGCACATTGGCAATAATATATTTCAAGTTTACCTCATTTCTAGATGCCTAGAGGATACCGCATTCCTTTTACCAAACCTACACTAATAAACTTTTTAAAAACTAGAAGTTCATACTGGCTAGGGTCTAAGAAATGGACTTGGTGCTCCTTAATTAGAGTAGTTGTAATTTAATAAAGAATTGAATAACATCCTGGCATGTAAGCACTGTCCTGGGATCATGCTAATGTGAACTGTGGGAGACAAAAATCTGCTCAATCCATTGACAAACTAACCATATGTTGAACCActcaacttccatattttcagaaACTTCAAGTACATTTTATCAACTAACTAGACATTCAACATTTCAACCAGAGCTATTAGAGGGAACCAGTTAAGGACCATGTCAGGAAATATTCACGGGATGATGTTGCTTAAACGACGACTATTCtacaaaagagaagaaaataatatacatattacTTAACAGGGATTATCCAGAGTATTAAAAAGACTAGAACCTCTGAAATTCTCTTAGTGATGGTCTGACGACTACAACTTTTGAAGATGGGTAAGCACTCAAGATCAGTTAGGTCCAAACAAGGTTTATGCCAATCACAGAATCTTTTTGCACTGTTTTAAGCATTGATATAAACTACCTACAAGCCTCTCACACAAGCATACTCGATTGTGTTGGCAATTTACTGCAACAGTAAGGATAAAAGAAAAACAAGCGTCCTTATAGAAATTTAAGAAACAGTACAATTTCTGAGATAGAGAAAAGAGGTATGGCAAGGCTGGATCTTGATGCTAGATACTTCCCATACAACATTAGCCGACTTCACTGCAATTTAAACTCTGAGCTGGCAGCATAGTTACAATGTGGAACATAAACTGACTATTCAGTTTTGACATATAAACAGAAGAAATAAAAGAGGGTGTCTAATACTGCAATTTGCTTGGGAATAAAAAGCACCTTTTAAGGTAATAGTGCACACCAAATTTTTCTTCCATTTGTTCCATCAGCTGTCATGGGCAAAAGACAAACTACAGTTCGCACTGTGGAGGACGATCTCCGCGCTGACCTTCTCCAACTTGTGCTATGGCACTCTTCTACTATTTTCTTGAATAAACATGtcaaatactaaaaaaaaaaaaagagagagaaaaagaggagAGGCAATTTACGACTTCACCTACGAAAAATGCTACAAAAGCCATTCATCTCATATTTGGTGCTGATGACTAAAAggacaattgaaaaaaaaaatcatacagaccgactaaaataactttcagcatcTCCAAATAATAAGAGCAAAAATTTGAATCATTTGCGGAAACATGCCAAACTAATCGTACATTCTTCTTGCTCTTCTCTTATTCATCTTCATCCTCATCTTCTTCAATATCTTCAAATTCATCCCTTCCAAGAGCCTCTATAAACCATGACACAGCACAGGGGATGTACTTTGTCCCAAATTGTCGAGTTGCTAAATTGGAGCCCCAAATTGGAACATCAAATTTACTACTTCAATCTAACTTCACTTCCTAACAATGGCACCATATATCTCATAGAACACGTAGAAGTTGTTGACTGGATAGAATGAAATATGGACATCAACTCAAAACGAAATCCAAAGCTAAGAAGAAACCAGCAACTGACCGAATGCCGTGATTTTCTCCCATTAGATCTGGAGGTCGTCAGCCTGTCAAGTTACATTTGACGTACTTACAAAATCAGGTCAAGAACATTTAGAATCACATATGGAGTGATTGAAAGGACATCAAAGTTGTTAAACCTGCAACATCTTCATCATTGTCGTCATCATCTTCACATACTTCTGGCGGATTAAAGATACAGAAAAAGCTTTTGCAGGTATCAGTCCTGATTAAGGGTTTAGCATTTTTTTGACCCCTTCTTTGGCTTCCTTTTTATCATCTTTTGAGCCAAGCCTTTACCTGGATGCCATTCTGTCAGTTCTGCAAGACATCGCACATCAAATGAACAAACAAGACTAGGATCATATGATATAAAACCAAAACACTGAGAAGTTAAAACCCACCTAAGACCTCCGGTATATGTTCATCATCACAATCATGTGATAGGTTTTATTCAAGACAGAACTCCTGAGAAAAGGTTTTGTATCAAAGAAGTGAAGCTTAAAACACTTCTGGTTATGAATCCTGCACCACTTGATATCTTGAGGTAATTCAAAGTTTCTTGGTCACGCTTTAAGATCTAAAGCAAAGTCATTTGTAGTTAAAATTTTGGTACTTAGAACCACGAAATATTTACATGATTTGTTATTTAGCTCCTCTGCCAATATCTCATTAGTCTACATTGCAGTCAGCACGAAGTTGGAAACACCTCTCTCTGCAGCAATTTTTCACACCAATAACAAAATTAAAGCCTACCAATCCATATGCACAGATGAAAGGCAATATCCACTAAAAAACTTTAGCATTTTCAGTCTTTTTATCCTCACCCACGTTCATGGGAGCTTCATTAACACCCTACACTTCGAAAACCCCATTTACTATTTCATATCTGTGCAACACATCAACAAAATCATAAATCGGAAGGACAGCCAAACTGTATGCCATTTTTTCTGTTCAGGAAGGAAAGAGCTAATTTCAACTCCAACAAGCAGACATGGAACAAGCAACAAAAAATTATTCTTCGTACCTCTGTATTGAATGGTTCATACAGTTGCTGGTATTTAGCTTCAAGTGCAGCTTTCTCCTCGAGAAACTTCGCTTCAAGCTCATCATCTTGGATCTATATTTAGAAAAATCATGTCAAGTCTTTTTCTTCCTTTTACAAGAGGAGCAATTGACATTTACACAAGCATATTAATACGCCAGCCTAAAGAAAAAAAGATAATCCGCATATCATATAGTGACCTGACAAGTGTGGTCCATTTGGATTGAAGcatcattgttgttgttgttagcacTATTTATGCCAAGCACATATACCAAACTACCCCATTAGTCCCCAATTAATCATCATATTTTTTACTGTAGGTTGTCACAAAATTGTGTGGAAAATTCTACAGTAATAAATACATTCTCATTCTATTATCTAAATCAATAAGCTTAGAAACTTGAAAGACTTCTCTTTACAGCATCTTCATGATTCAGGATTGATGGTATACTTGTACAGTAGGTGAATTTATTGCTCTTAATACATCATTGTAATTGGATTGCATTAAGGGAAAAGCTTAATTCCTGTAGGCAATCAATATAAGGCATTTGACTTCCTATACAATTGAGTAGAAGAAAATGAGGTGGAAACAAAACAGGAAACACCCGGGAAAGAAAAACTTACGTAAATGCTTCTCATTTGCTCGCTTCTCTCATCCACATCACTTAACCTTAACCTGAAATTTCAACTCCAAAACACAAAGAAATTCCACCCTTGAGAAACTCTTTAATTTTCAAGGATCAACTCTGCTTCGTCTTGTGCCATCTGCTCAACCACCATTCTGTGTCATTTTCTCCTGATTTTGAGAAGGCAGGATTGATATGACAAAGGGTGGTTTCTTTTGGAGTGAAACCTTTATCTTTCATCTCTTCAAGCAATTTCTTTACCTCACTGCGACCTGACAGTCTCAATGACCTTTCAAGCTCCACCCTTTTTGATAGCTTGCACCATCCAACTATTAGTATGTCATATGTTGAAGAATTTGGTATTACCCCTCTGACTTGCATCTCATGCATTAGTTCCTGAGCCTGTCTCATCTTTCCCACCTTTGCAAAGTCAAAGATGAGTACATTATAGGTACTAGTGCGAGGAACaaaaccttttgtgatcatctcaCAGTAAAACTTGATGGATTCCtttttatttccaattttcccatgGCCAGAGACTAAAATGTCATACGTATTAGCATTAGGGACAAAACCCCTCCCCTTCATTTCATTGAGCAATTCAGCTGCTTCATTCATCAGTCCAACAGCTGAGAGAGATCCTAACATAGTGTTGTATGTTGCAACATTAGGAGAAACTCCTTCACCCAGCATCTCGGAATATGTTGTAAAAACCTTTTGAAATTGGTAACTTTTGCAATATCCACGTATGAAGGCATTATAAGTGGTAGTATCAGCCGAAAGTCCTCTTTCTCTCATATTTTCTAGTACTGACGTTGCCTTTCTGGTCATCCCTAGCCTGCATAAGACAGCAATAAGAGTGTTGTGAACAGTCTGGTCAAGCTTAAGCCCCATGCCGACAAGTCGCTCATGCATTCTGAGGATTATATCTGCTCTTCTATGGCCTGAAGCAGCATCGAGAACAATTTTGTGAATATCTGGTGAAGGGTGAAAACCAATTGCCACCACTTCCGTCAACAAATCCATTGCTTTTACAATATCACCTACTTCACAAAGTCCTTTCACCAGTATATTACAAGTGATTGAATTAGGCAATATCCCACAGCTCTTCATTTCGCCCCAAAGTTTGACAGCACTTTCCAACTTTCCCTCTTTGCAATAAGCACTAATTAAAGAATTGAAAGTTTGAATATCTGGAACTAGACCAAATTTCTTAATTTCAGCATAAACAGACTGTACCTCATACTGGCCAATTCCCAATAATCCATTAAGCAGTACATTGCACGCTATTGTGTCAAAGCATATTTGTTTCTCTTTCATCTCTTCGACCAATTGAAGAGCAGTTGAATCCTTCCCTCTTTTAAAGAGTCCATCCATCAATGATGTGTAGTTAATATGATCAGGTGACAGACCCTTAGATACCATATCCACAAAAAATGCCTCTGCTTCATCCATTTTACCCAATTTTTTCAAATTATTCACAAATGTATCTAACAAGAATTCATTTTCCCCAACACCCTTCAACCGCATTTCCTCATACAGGGCAAGAGCCATATCATGTTTACCAGCCTTAAAGCAGCCATCAAtcaaagtattatatgtgaaaacATTAGGGCTAACATTTATGCTTACCAttttcctcattatttccatggCTGCATCAATCATTCCACTTTTGGCATAACCATTAATTACAGAAGAGAATGTGACAACATTTGGTAAAATACCTTTCTGTTCCATTTGTTGCAGTAAAAGCTCTACACTGTTTAAGTCACCAGATTTGCAGTGCCCATCAACCAATGCAGTATAGGTAATATGATTTGGAGTTATGTTAAACTTCAAGAGTGTCTGAAACATGTCCTTTGCTTCCCTGGCCTTTCCAACTTTAAAAAGCCCATCCATCAAAGAGGTAAACAAGACAACATCGAAAGACACTCCTCTAACCACTATTTGGCTTTGAAAGTTAGCAGCAACTTTTTCAGCCCTACTTTTGTACAAGTGATGAATAAAAATAGAGTATGTCACATGATTAGGATCCACACCCACTCTTCTCATCTCATCAAGAAGTAATTTGGCCTCATAAAAGCGCCCACATTTACAAAGACCATATATAAGTGAATTATAAGTAACAATGTCATGGACGAAGCCACGCCTCGTCATTTCTTCATATGTATCAAATGCTTTCTCAAACTGAAACCACTTAACATATTTACTAATCAATGTGGTGTATGTAATAGCATTTGGTTCTAAACCCAAGTCTCCAACTACCAGGCCCTTATTTTCACCATCATAAGAGTCCGTAAGCTCATCCATAATACATTTTGCAGCATCAAAATCACCCATTATGCCGAAACCATTAATCAAAGTATTATACGTAACAATATCAGGTAATAAACCTTCTCTTTTCATCCTCTCCATCATTTCAAGACCACCACTCATCTCAACAGCCTTACAATATCCATTAATCAGAGTGTTAAAACCGATAACATCTTTACCACTCAACATTTCCATCACCAATTCAGCATTATACAAAAGACCCTTATCACAAAACCCCTTAATTAATATATTACAAGTAATAGCATCAACAAAAACACCCTTCTTCAACATATGAGACAGCAATCCCAACCCCATTTCCACAAACCCAATTCTACAAAAACCCCATATCAAAGTGTTATAAGTAACAGTATCACATTCATTCTCTCTAACTAATTCAAGTGCTTCTTCAATTTTTCCAACTTTACAAAGCGAATGCACGACTATATTACGAGTAACTACATTAGGAACCACTCCACAAGAGAGCATATCAGAATAAAGTACAATTACCTGATCAACCAGACCTGAAGAATTGAAATGATGCAATAAGCGGTTCCAGGAAACAAGGTCAGGGACAAGATTGTAATTTCTCATTGAAGAGAATGTTTCAGTGGCTCTGGAAAGACGGTGGCAGCGAAGGAATAAATGAACAAGTGTGCAGAAAAATGAGGCGTAAAGGCTTTTCTTTCGATCAATTAGGATTGGTGTATGAATTGGCGTTGTGGATGAAGAGAATGGGAAGCATATTTTGAGCTGTAATGAGATTATAGGGTGGTTTTTTGTGCTGCGTATCaagtgtttgatgaaatgccgCTGTGAGCTCATTTTCTCACAATTGCCACCATTCCCGCCCCTTGTGTATATGTGGGAGCTGTTATTTTTCCGGCACTTTCTCCGCTATCGTACTAAGTACTTCGCTCAAGTTTGACATGTATTTGACTAAATTAATTTAAAATCAATTCTCAAATTTAAAAGTTCATGACCAAAATTTTTATTAGTTCATGACCAAAAAAAAGTTTAATGGAGTAATAGTTTTTTAATAGAACAACGAttttaaatcaaatcaaatcaaattttAATTCAGTTCACATAGTTCAATTTAAATTTAATGGAACTAATCAtgtacacattttttttttggttgaaatcaTATACACATTTAGATAGATTGGAATTCAAGGGAATTATAAATTTTTCCCAAAGCTAACAATATGGGTTTGGTTTGGGTAAAATCTAAAAAAATTGGTTTCTTGATTTAGTTTcagatttttaaaataaaaatagaaaaaataaattgTTATAGTGTGTGAGTGTTTGTGGTGAGTGTATTATTATCATATATGATCAGTAACGGATTCAACTAACATTAGATAATACtttaggtctgcgtacattctaccctcctcaGACTCCACTTGCGAAATTACATCGGATATGTTATTGTTATATTAAATGTGCATGTTTATTAGCCTTTTGGTTTGTTGCGTTATGCTTTTACAGGGGATGAGGAGTGTTTGATTATTCATCAAATATGTGTCAAGTGGTATCCTT
The sequence above is a segment of the Lycium barbarum isolate Lr01 chromosome 6, ASM1917538v2, whole genome shotgun sequence genome. Coding sequences within it:
- the LOC132644529 gene encoding uncharacterized protein LOC132644529 — its product is MDHTCQIQDDELEAKFLEEKAALEAKYQQLYEPFNTEILKRDQETLNYLKISSGAGFITRSVLSFTSLIQNLFSGVLLVCSFDVRCLAELTEWHPEVCEDDDDNDEDVAEALGRDEFEDIEEDEDEDE
- the LOC132645941 gene encoding pentatricopeptide repeat-containing protein At5g14770, mitochondrial, with the translated sequence MSSQRHFIKHLIRSTKNHPIISLQLKICFPFSSSTTPIHTPILIDRKKSLYASFFCTLVHLFLRCHRLSRATETFSSMRNYNLVPDLVSWNRLLHHFNSSGLVDQVIVLYSDMLSCGVVPNVVTRNIVVHSLCKVGKIEEALELVRENECDTVTYNTLIWGFCRIGFVEMGLGLLSHMLKKGVFVDAITCNILIKGFCDKGLLYNAELVMEMLSGKDVIGFNTLINGYCKAVEMSGGLEMMERMKREGLLPDIVTYNTLINGFGIMGDFDAAKCIMDELTDSYDGENKGLVVGDLGLEPNAITYTTLISKYVKWFQFEKAFDTYEEMTRRGFVHDIVTYNSLIYGLCKCGRFYEAKLLLDEMRRVGVDPNHVTYSIFIHHLYKSRAEKVAANFQSQIVVRGVSFDVVLFTSLMDGLFKVGKAREAKDMFQTLLKFNITPNHITYTALVDGHCKSGDLNSVELLLQQMEQKGILPNVVTFSSVINGYAKSGMIDAAMEIMRKMVSINVSPNVFTYNTLIDGCFKAGKHDMALALYEEMRLKGVGENEFLLDTFVNNLKKLGKMDEAEAFFVDMVSKGLSPDHINYTSLMDGLFKRGKDSTALQLVEEMKEKQICFDTIACNVLLNGLLGIGQYEVQSVYAEIKKFGLVPDIQTFNSLISAYCKEGKLESAVKLWGEMKSCGILPNSITCNILVKGLCEVGDIVKAMDLLTEVVAIGFHPSPDIHKIVLDAASGHRRADIILRMHERLVGMGLKLDQTVHNTLIAVLCRLGMTRKATSVLENMRERGLSADTTTYNAFIRGYCKSYQFQKVFTTYSEMLGEGVSPNVATYNTMLGSLSAVGLMNEAAELLNEMKGRGFVPNANTYDILVSGHGKIGNKKESIKFYCEMITKGFVPRTSTYNVLIFDFAKVGKMRQAQELMHEMQVRGVIPNSSTYDILIVGWCKLSKRVELERSLRLSGRSEVKKLLEEMKDKGFTPKETTLCHINPAFSKSGENDTEWWLSRWHKTKQS